One Anolis carolinensis isolate JA03-04 chromosome 4, rAnoCar3.1.pri, whole genome shotgun sequence DNA window includes the following coding sequences:
- the ccdc17 gene encoding coiled-coil domain-containing protein 17 isoform X2, which yields MTDLAVFRCPSCEMGFRSRKLLEKHMEKFCIGRETAIYHEPEASKTKRHHMKTLENEEYKQQRSDLRSLDYTGSLSNSQMLKKLTEEFQKMRISLEGTLPAFRTLQTEDSGTQQICYQQEYWQRHQQIAEIHERQLADIQSRNQHLEQQKNEIHKRLEELKLGNSATSHIEQLLVELNAQEGKNQLTLDALRKQVGLLQVTAESRSKPEPTTMIKSDNVTDKVKENVFFKSMPFLPAVGPLSSEIQSVYLAYVQSGGSDVNVLRQMYELQVEAIALEKAEAKPEHKSRRKKYESSPSAYSRGLDAELLSVELENQKLEDEILKLKILKDRRIVEHESLDTELAKLEQRHMAEMAHLHAEIGRLKQDPERMKPRGPRRGLPPLLPPPIAPPLPPPPPHHLHGLPDPGFLSSSVNPVRSSARATSHYFLDPSDALGPAPYDPASGFVIFYDFLLGLDPTFYQICLVSALYRNGKELGKPTPLPVVSSDMGQSSQYMMDRQRGCCAILATQQPVPRILPSTSIALVTELQASGGFDAYGLEIESLAPRGWAKIQIFDQLHQVMSGRWKVPIRALPVKPGLNVEQMNGVPQAGKAELYLRLVNARDADMQSMAEVHPGNASLYKYPPTAFSGTASSADALPTQHAFRSAPTSLSFSVPPYTGFVDPPPNQEQFVQHQSNKSDTAPQRPQHQQQKLKGELGFILDRVKGAPLGDGAIRLTGYHQKTGQVIGTRDSGLNYCTDSVRSNIKYGYFVLGEQEVTFWDVTPQEDMILIIRFYHWPSGRTAPAPWDKGAKPQPQPLVGSEQWLAAWTVLRLTKRSESSKVMLAGQGQEGERRVLGWNTGTHTLALFHAPVPPVVALSTVSAEQDQNFKLYGDATLRLHVFSTQKPDLPFPPESPFVFNPAKTWPDEAFIHHVRETPPLESFDTGDGFDLYIDGARFLPDGITVTRVTACIFTSNYKQVGPDIYTDIDLNSNIYDPAYNYSVEIRELVLTPCATLLLKVSLNDGAHQLRIFHNSPCPDQPFSTLSLTSKGRYVPCATLLVRLLKAPVDSSHHTLQRTMIPQTQWVQLGLFQLRPDYSDGVYYSDSARPTPGESCLYEAMMMRSVVSVREIIQQLVGHKKSLNTDEEILTWIHKKLKREPDSRPQSFNLTYISRYIPTYGIKFAVDRAMNLPWSGLTTAHFCFNPPGAFYFGRDWLKYDYPIFLKELDTNSYEKWPTWLDGFKSCPHRVYYEHSTVIIHLSRRAESSAHMTENKNAQPRKKTTNPKVDHSDNTPSEAWTALHVFSTGYCNTGVYQLPLFQGAPSKIMLAALSQGKCNSVIKNMLHRQMIQVVPGASVVVRIADGRWDGEFSYTSLDIEQLFLPKEALGLYNKEASGVKIAELMLQETSEKQIRLMALEQF from the exons ATGACAGATTTGGCGGTCTTCCGCTGTCCCAGCTGTGAGATGGGCTTCCGTTCCAGGAAACTGCTAGAGAAGCACATGGAAAAATTCTGCATCGGCCGAGAAACAGCTATT TATCATGAGCCAGAAGCATCAAAAACAAAGAGGCATCACATGAAAACCTTGGAAAATGAGGAATACAAGCAGCAGAGGTCTGACTTAAGAAGCTTAGACTACACAGGAAGTCTTTCCAACAGCCAGATGTTGAAGAAACTGACAGAAGAG TTCCAGAAAATGAGGATATCACTGGAAGGCACGCTTCCTGCATTCAGGACCCTCCAGACAGAG GATAGCGGCACGCAGCAGATCTGCTACCAACAGGAATATTGGCAACGACATCAGCAAATAGCAGAAATCCACGAGCGCCAATTAGCTGATATTCAATCCAGAAACCAACACTTGGAACAACAGAAGAATG AGATCCACAAACGCCTGGAAGAGCTGAAATTAGGGAACTCGGCTACATCTCATATAGAACAGTTGTTAGTGGAGCTGAATGCTCAGGAAGGAAAAAACCAGCTCACCCTGGATGCCCTGCGGAAACAAGTGGGACTGCTGCAGGTAACAGCAGAGAGCAG GAGCAAACCTGAACCCACCACCATGATAAAATCAGACAATGTTACAGACAAGGTGAAGGAGAACGTCTTCTTCAAGTCTATGCCATTTCTACCAGCTGTTGGCCCTCTGTCTTCAGAGATACA GTCTGTATACCTGGCTTATGTGCAGAGTGGAGGCAGTGACGTTAACGTCCTTCGTCAGATGTATGAGCTGCAGGTAGAGGCTATAGCACTGGAGAAAGCTGAAGCAAAACCTGAACACAAGAGCAGAAGGAAGA AATATGAAAGCAGCCCCAGTGCCTATTCAAGGGGTCTGGATGCTGAACTCTTGTCCGTTGAGTTGGAAAATCAGAAGTTGGAAGATGAAATACTAAAATTAAAGATCCTGAAGGACAGAAGGATAGTAGAACATG AATCTTTGGATACAGAGCTGGCTAAACTGGAACAGAGGCACATGGCAGAGATGGCTCATCTTCATGCTGAGATTGGCAGATTGAAACAGGACCCTGAGAGGATGAAACCCCGAGGGCCCAGAAGGGGGTTGCCACCCCTATTGCCACCTCCTATAGCTCCTCCTctgccaccaccacctcctcatCATCTTCATGGCCTCCCAGACCCTGGCTTTCTATCTAGCAGTGTG AACCCCGTGAGATCATCTGCCAGAGCTACAAGCCATTATTTCCTGGACCCCTCTGATGCCCTGGGACCAGCTCCGTATGATCCAGC GTCTggttttgtgatattttatgattTTCTCTTGGGTCTGGATCCCACATTTTACCAAATTTGCCTGGTCTCTGCCCTGTATCGTAATGGAAAAGAGCTGGGCAAGCCCACACCACTGCCCGTTGTCTCCTCAGATATGGGACAGTCCTCACAGTATATGATGGATAGACAAAGAGGGTGTTGTGCCATCTTGGCGACCCAACAGCCAGTTCCTAG AATTCTCCCTTCAACTTCTATTGCCCTTGTAACTGAACTTCAAGCCTCCGGAGGCTTTGATGCTTATGGACTAGAAATAGAGAGCTTGGCTCCCAGAGGGTGGGCCAAAATCCAAATTTTTGACCAACTGCATCAAGTGATGAGTGGACGATGGAAGGTACCTATCCGGGCGCTTCCTGTGAAGCCAGGACTTAATGTGGAGCAGATGAATGGTGTACCTCAG GCTGGCAAGGCTGAGCTTTACTTGCGACTGGTGAATGCAAGAGATGCTGATATGCAGTCAATGGCTGAAGTCCATCCTGGCAATGCCTCCCTGTACAAATACCCTCCAACC GCGTTCAGTGGCACAGCATCTTCTGCTGATGCTCTTCCAACCCAGCACGCCTTTCGCTCTGCCCCCACCAGCCTGTCCTTTTCTGTCCCTCCTTACACTGGCTTTGTTGACCCTCCTCCAAATCAGGAACAGTTTGTCCAACACCAATCCAATAAAAG TGACACAGCACCTCAGAGGCCGCAACATCAGCAGCAGAAATTAAAAGGAGAATTGGGGTTCATCCTTGATAGAGTGAAAGGTGCTCCTCTTGGAGATGGGGCCATCCGGCTGACAGGTTACCACCAGAAAACTGGTCAG GTCATTGGCACCAGAGACTCAGGACTGAATTACTGCACTGATTCTGTCAGGTCCAACATCAAATATGGCTACTTCGTGTTAGGAGAGCAGGAG GTAACCTTCTGGGATGTTACACCACAGGAGGACATGATCCTTATTATCCGCTTTTACCACTGGCCTAGTGGGAGAACGGCGCCTGCCCCTTGGGACAAAGGAGCCAAGCCTCAGCCCCAGCCACTAGTGGGCAGCGAACAATGGCTAGCTGCTTGGACTGTGCTCAGGTTGACCAAGAGGTCTGAATCCTCTAAAGTGATGCTTGCAG GTCAAGGGCAGGAAGGAGAGCGTAGAGTGCTTGGATGGAACACAGGGACCCACACGCTGGCTCTGTTCCATGCTCCTGTGCCACCTGTAGTAGCCTTGTCAACAGTG TCAGCAGAACAAGATCAGAACTTTAAGCTGTATGGCGATGCAACTTTGAGACTGCATGTCTTTAGCACCCAGAAGCCTGATCTTCCTTTCCCACCGGAATCACCATTTGTATTTAACCCTGCAAAAACATGGCCAGAT GAAGCTTTTATTCACCATGTCAGGGAGACACCTCCTCTTGAGTCATTTGATACTGGGGATGGCTTTGACCTGTACATCGATGGAGCTCGCTTTCTGCCTGATGGCATCACGGTTACCAGAGTGACTGCTTGCATCTTTACCAGCAATTACAAACA GGTTGGCCCAGACATTTACACCGACATTGACTTGAATAGCAACATCTATGATCCAGCTTACAATTACTCCGTTGAAATCCGGGAACTGgtgttaacaccatgtgcaactCTTCTCTTAAAG GTCTCCTTAAATGATGGTGCTCATCAGCTTCGCATTTTTCACAACAGTCCCTGCCCAGACCAGCCTTTTTCTACCCTTTCTTTGACCTCAAAAGGACG ATATGTGCCTTGTGCAACCCTACTGGTGCGGCTTCTCAAGGCTCCTGTAGATTCCAGTCATCACACTTTGCAAAGAACCATGATTCCTCAAACACAGTGGGTCCAGCTGGGCCTCTTCCAACTCAGGCCTGATTATTCTGATGGCGTTTATTACTCAGACTCAGCCAGACCTACTCCAGGAGAAAGTTGCCTCTATGAGGCTATGATGATGAG GTCAGTTGTTTCAGTTCGAGAGATTATTCAACAGCTTGTTGGACATAAGAAGAGCTTGAACACAGATGAGGAAATCTTGACCTGGATCCACAAGAAACTAAAACGGGAACCAGACAGTAGGCCACAGTCCTTCAACCTCACCTACATCTCCAGATACATCCCAACATATGGCATCAAG TTTGCAGTGGATAGAGCAATGAATTTACCCTGGTCAGGCTTGACCACAGCCCATTTCTGCTTCAATCCACCTGGAGCATTTTACTTTGGGAGAGATTGGCTGAAATATGACTATCCCATCTTCCTTAAAGAACTTGACACAAACAGCTATGAGAAATGGCCTACATGGCTCGATGGTTTCAAG TCCTGTCCTCACAGGGTTTACTATGAGCATTCAACAGTTATTATCCACCTGTCCAGAAGAGCAGAAAGTTCAGCCCATATGACTGAAAACAAAAATGCTCAGCCAAGAAAGAAAACAACCAACCCGAAGGTAGACCACTCAGATAACACACCAAGTGAGGCGTGGACTGCTCTCCATGTATTTTCTACAGGTTACTGTAACACTGGCGTTTACCAATTGCCCCTATTCCAAGGAGCTCCTAGCAAG ATCATGTTGGCTGCTTTATCTCAAGGAAAATGCAATAGTGTGATAAAGAACATGCTTCATAGACAAATG ATCCAGGTAGTGCCAGGTGCATCTGTGGTTGTGCGCATTGCTGATGGAAGATGGGATGGAGAATTCAGCTATACATCATTG GACATTGAGCAATTGTTTCTACCAAAAGAAGCATTAGGCTTGTACAACAAGGAAGCCTCTGGAGTAaaaattgcagaattaatgctacAGGAAACATCAGAAAAACAG ATAAGGCTGATGGCTCTGGAGCAATTTTAA
- the ccdc17 gene encoding coiled-coil domain-containing protein 17 isoform X1, producing the protein MTDLAVFRCPSCEMGFRSRKLLEKHMEKFCIGRETAIYHEPEASKTKRHHMKTLENEEYKQQRSDLRSLDYTGSLSNSQMLKKLTEEFQKMRISLEGTLPAFRTLQTEDSGTQQICYQQEYWQRHQQIAEIHERQLADIQSRNQHLEQQKNEIHKRLEELKLGNSATSHIEQLLVELNAQEGKNQLTLDALRKQVGLLQVTAESRSKPEPTTMIKSDNVTDKVKENVFFKSMPFLPAVGPLSSEIQSVYLAYVQSGGSDVNVLRQMYELQVEAIALEKAEAKPEHKSRRKKYESSPSAYSRGLDAELLSVELENQKLEDEILKLKILKDRRIVEHESLDTELAKLEQRHMAEMAHLHAEIGRLKQDPERMKPRGPRRGLPPLLPPPIAPPLPPPPPHHLHGLPDPGFLSSSVNPVRSSARATSHYFLDPSDALGPAPYDPASGFVIFYDFLLGLDPTFYQICLVSALYRNGKELGKPTPLPVVSSDMGQSSQYMMDRQRGCCAILATQQPVPRILPSTSIALVTELQASGGFDAYGLEIESLAPRGWAKIQIFDQLHQVMSGRWKVPIRALPVKPGLNVEQMNGVPQAGKAELYLRLVNARDADMQSMAEVHPGNASLYKYPPTAFSGTASSADALPTQHAFRSAPTSLSFSVPPYTGFVDPPPNQEQFVQHQSNKSDTAPQRPQHQQQKLKGELGFILDRVKGAPLGDGAIRLTGYHQKTGQVIGTRDSGLNYCTDSVRSNIKYGYFVLGEQEVTFWDVTPQEDMILIIRFYHWPSGRTAPAPWDKGAKPQPQPLVGSEQWLAAWTVLRLTKRSESSKVMLAGQGQEGERRVLGWNTGTHTLALFHAPVPPVVALSTVSAEQDQNFKLYGDATLRLHVFSTQKPDLPFPPESPFVFNPAKTWPDEAFIHHVRETPPLESFDTGDGFDLYIDGARFLPDGITVTRVTACIFTSNYKQVGPDIYTDIDLNSNIYDPAYNYSVEIRELVLTPCATLLLKVYSIDPLSSRLIQIGWAALSLFVEFGTLSAPEPGTEGIRVSLNDGAHQLRIFHNSPCPDQPFSTLSLTSKGRYVPCATLLVRLLKAPVDSSHHTLQRTMIPQTQWVQLGLFQLRPDYSDGVYYSDSARPTPGESCLYEAMMMRSVVSVREIIQQLVGHKKSLNTDEEILTWIHKKLKREPDSRPQSFNLTYISRYIPTYGIKFAVDRAMNLPWSGLTTAHFCFNPPGAFYFGRDWLKYDYPIFLKELDTNSYEKWPTWLDGFKSCPHRVYYEHSTVIIHLSRRAESSAHMTENKNAQPRKKTTNPKVDHSDNTPSEAWTALHVFSTGYCNTGVYQLPLFQGAPSKIMLAALSQGKCNSVIKNMLHRQMIQVVPGASVVVRIADGRWDGEFSYTSLDIEQLFLPKEALGLYNKEASGVKIAELMLQETSEKQIRLMALEQF; encoded by the exons ATGACAGATTTGGCGGTCTTCCGCTGTCCCAGCTGTGAGATGGGCTTCCGTTCCAGGAAACTGCTAGAGAAGCACATGGAAAAATTCTGCATCGGCCGAGAAACAGCTATT TATCATGAGCCAGAAGCATCAAAAACAAAGAGGCATCACATGAAAACCTTGGAAAATGAGGAATACAAGCAGCAGAGGTCTGACTTAAGAAGCTTAGACTACACAGGAAGTCTTTCCAACAGCCAGATGTTGAAGAAACTGACAGAAGAG TTCCAGAAAATGAGGATATCACTGGAAGGCACGCTTCCTGCATTCAGGACCCTCCAGACAGAG GATAGCGGCACGCAGCAGATCTGCTACCAACAGGAATATTGGCAACGACATCAGCAAATAGCAGAAATCCACGAGCGCCAATTAGCTGATATTCAATCCAGAAACCAACACTTGGAACAACAGAAGAATG AGATCCACAAACGCCTGGAAGAGCTGAAATTAGGGAACTCGGCTACATCTCATATAGAACAGTTGTTAGTGGAGCTGAATGCTCAGGAAGGAAAAAACCAGCTCACCCTGGATGCCCTGCGGAAACAAGTGGGACTGCTGCAGGTAACAGCAGAGAGCAG GAGCAAACCTGAACCCACCACCATGATAAAATCAGACAATGTTACAGACAAGGTGAAGGAGAACGTCTTCTTCAAGTCTATGCCATTTCTACCAGCTGTTGGCCCTCTGTCTTCAGAGATACA GTCTGTATACCTGGCTTATGTGCAGAGTGGAGGCAGTGACGTTAACGTCCTTCGTCAGATGTATGAGCTGCAGGTAGAGGCTATAGCACTGGAGAAAGCTGAAGCAAAACCTGAACACAAGAGCAGAAGGAAGA AATATGAAAGCAGCCCCAGTGCCTATTCAAGGGGTCTGGATGCTGAACTCTTGTCCGTTGAGTTGGAAAATCAGAAGTTGGAAGATGAAATACTAAAATTAAAGATCCTGAAGGACAGAAGGATAGTAGAACATG AATCTTTGGATACAGAGCTGGCTAAACTGGAACAGAGGCACATGGCAGAGATGGCTCATCTTCATGCTGAGATTGGCAGATTGAAACAGGACCCTGAGAGGATGAAACCCCGAGGGCCCAGAAGGGGGTTGCCACCCCTATTGCCACCTCCTATAGCTCCTCCTctgccaccaccacctcctcatCATCTTCATGGCCTCCCAGACCCTGGCTTTCTATCTAGCAGTGTG AACCCCGTGAGATCATCTGCCAGAGCTACAAGCCATTATTTCCTGGACCCCTCTGATGCCCTGGGACCAGCTCCGTATGATCCAGC GTCTggttttgtgatattttatgattTTCTCTTGGGTCTGGATCCCACATTTTACCAAATTTGCCTGGTCTCTGCCCTGTATCGTAATGGAAAAGAGCTGGGCAAGCCCACACCACTGCCCGTTGTCTCCTCAGATATGGGACAGTCCTCACAGTATATGATGGATAGACAAAGAGGGTGTTGTGCCATCTTGGCGACCCAACAGCCAGTTCCTAG AATTCTCCCTTCAACTTCTATTGCCCTTGTAACTGAACTTCAAGCCTCCGGAGGCTTTGATGCTTATGGACTAGAAATAGAGAGCTTGGCTCCCAGAGGGTGGGCCAAAATCCAAATTTTTGACCAACTGCATCAAGTGATGAGTGGACGATGGAAGGTACCTATCCGGGCGCTTCCTGTGAAGCCAGGACTTAATGTGGAGCAGATGAATGGTGTACCTCAG GCTGGCAAGGCTGAGCTTTACTTGCGACTGGTGAATGCAAGAGATGCTGATATGCAGTCAATGGCTGAAGTCCATCCTGGCAATGCCTCCCTGTACAAATACCCTCCAACC GCGTTCAGTGGCACAGCATCTTCTGCTGATGCTCTTCCAACCCAGCACGCCTTTCGCTCTGCCCCCACCAGCCTGTCCTTTTCTGTCCCTCCTTACACTGGCTTTGTTGACCCTCCTCCAAATCAGGAACAGTTTGTCCAACACCAATCCAATAAAAG TGACACAGCACCTCAGAGGCCGCAACATCAGCAGCAGAAATTAAAAGGAGAATTGGGGTTCATCCTTGATAGAGTGAAAGGTGCTCCTCTTGGAGATGGGGCCATCCGGCTGACAGGTTACCACCAGAAAACTGGTCAG GTCATTGGCACCAGAGACTCAGGACTGAATTACTGCACTGATTCTGTCAGGTCCAACATCAAATATGGCTACTTCGTGTTAGGAGAGCAGGAG GTAACCTTCTGGGATGTTACACCACAGGAGGACATGATCCTTATTATCCGCTTTTACCACTGGCCTAGTGGGAGAACGGCGCCTGCCCCTTGGGACAAAGGAGCCAAGCCTCAGCCCCAGCCACTAGTGGGCAGCGAACAATGGCTAGCTGCTTGGACTGTGCTCAGGTTGACCAAGAGGTCTGAATCCTCTAAAGTGATGCTTGCAG GTCAAGGGCAGGAAGGAGAGCGTAGAGTGCTTGGATGGAACACAGGGACCCACACGCTGGCTCTGTTCCATGCTCCTGTGCCACCTGTAGTAGCCTTGTCAACAGTG TCAGCAGAACAAGATCAGAACTTTAAGCTGTATGGCGATGCAACTTTGAGACTGCATGTCTTTAGCACCCAGAAGCCTGATCTTCCTTTCCCACCGGAATCACCATTTGTATTTAACCCTGCAAAAACATGGCCAGAT GAAGCTTTTATTCACCATGTCAGGGAGACACCTCCTCTTGAGTCATTTGATACTGGGGATGGCTTTGACCTGTACATCGATGGAGCTCGCTTTCTGCCTGATGGCATCACGGTTACCAGAGTGACTGCTTGCATCTTTACCAGCAATTACAAACA GGTTGGCCCAGACATTTACACCGACATTGACTTGAATAGCAACATCTATGATCCAGCTTACAATTACTCCGTTGAAATCCGGGAACTGgtgttaacaccatgtgcaactCTTCTCTTAAAG GTTTATTCAATTGATCCCTTGAGCTCCAGACTCATCCAAATTGGCTGGGCAGCTCTCAGTCTTTTTGTGGAATTTGGAACACTCTCAGCCCCTGAGCCTGGAACAGAGGGGATTCGG GTCTCCTTAAATGATGGTGCTCATCAGCTTCGCATTTTTCACAACAGTCCCTGCCCAGACCAGCCTTTTTCTACCCTTTCTTTGACCTCAAAAGGACG ATATGTGCCTTGTGCAACCCTACTGGTGCGGCTTCTCAAGGCTCCTGTAGATTCCAGTCATCACACTTTGCAAAGAACCATGATTCCTCAAACACAGTGGGTCCAGCTGGGCCTCTTCCAACTCAGGCCTGATTATTCTGATGGCGTTTATTACTCAGACTCAGCCAGACCTACTCCAGGAGAAAGTTGCCTCTATGAGGCTATGATGATGAG GTCAGTTGTTTCAGTTCGAGAGATTATTCAACAGCTTGTTGGACATAAGAAGAGCTTGAACACAGATGAGGAAATCTTGACCTGGATCCACAAGAAACTAAAACGGGAACCAGACAGTAGGCCACAGTCCTTCAACCTCACCTACATCTCCAGATACATCCCAACATATGGCATCAAG TTTGCAGTGGATAGAGCAATGAATTTACCCTGGTCAGGCTTGACCACAGCCCATTTCTGCTTCAATCCACCTGGAGCATTTTACTTTGGGAGAGATTGGCTGAAATATGACTATCCCATCTTCCTTAAAGAACTTGACACAAACAGCTATGAGAAATGGCCTACATGGCTCGATGGTTTCAAG TCCTGTCCTCACAGGGTTTACTATGAGCATTCAACAGTTATTATCCACCTGTCCAGAAGAGCAGAAAGTTCAGCCCATATGACTGAAAACAAAAATGCTCAGCCAAGAAAGAAAACAACCAACCCGAAGGTAGACCACTCAGATAACACACCAAGTGAGGCGTGGACTGCTCTCCATGTATTTTCTACAGGTTACTGTAACACTGGCGTTTACCAATTGCCCCTATTCCAAGGAGCTCCTAGCAAG ATCATGTTGGCTGCTTTATCTCAAGGAAAATGCAATAGTGTGATAAAGAACATGCTTCATAGACAAATG ATCCAGGTAGTGCCAGGTGCATCTGTGGTTGTGCGCATTGCTGATGGAAGATGGGATGGAGAATTCAGCTATACATCATTG GACATTGAGCAATTGTTTCTACCAAAAGAAGCATTAGGCTTGTACAACAAGGAAGCCTCTGGAGTAaaaattgcagaattaatgctacAGGAAACATCAGAAAAACAG ATAAGGCTGATGGCTCTGGAGCAATTTTAA